The Saprospiraceae bacterium genome includes a window with the following:
- a CDS encoding histidine kinase gives MINAEKYRHYVLILSLLWFHGSILLAQSPSLQHLHFRRLSTKDGLQNNINNVIYQDSKGYIWMGGYGLQRFDGYRFQDYLTAADNCVVTQIIDDEDNNLYLVNEYHQLLKYDNKSGKFDLFQDSILSDGKRLPVAIQQMKKDKYGNIWFSLYGELAILEKGKIKLNIISDKWGLKGKKHNGHFFIDGNEIWMISKENGILRYNITTKVLTSKIDQTNENDILQYTITDEYSLTKDKKGNFWFTDAKVRQLIKFEPNTKKKKYFQFPYQNITDGKKNTYISSLYSAENGELWVVLGEHVGLARFDFTKDTFDILYSDKSKEYGLYDDIVIGSVGGFLTGDRQGNFWFTGDGILMFNPSAQKFRTILTQDVVKKVFKNPQIKLANAQSSPNDFIEMNNGKIYVGYYGLGIIEMDKNFENPKNIDLPPGISELIWKLFTADGDILYFGDQKKQLCSYNTINRQFKIFNQKEFDLAYLSASYTENSQSVWLGFFNDEGLRNFNPDSKLFTGYKNIFSPEADFKTHIYDIEPKDEGQFWLATNQRGLLLFDKKSGKIIKTFHPLGTSELTHLNTVFSIERYNQDTLLLSTSSGLIIFDTKRDTKTTISIKNGMPENQCMSSITELNKRYVWINTATRGICRLDIKNLTVSQIGSDQGNILVLGSNSNFKSKQGDIVFGHSKGFTIILPVKEDAFVRDSVHISDITVNNVSVNPDSTLRLLKEMTVDYKSNHLKIGFSTLNYWTCTATEYYIFISGIHTEWESLGNKSDLELRGLAPGKYELMVKAIDKNNLHESGITKFAIQIEPPFYRTWWFFILMILFFTGILYRILKWRQQELLKVEQLKTAHYKKELEVEQQKREVEKIRQEMTEVQLSALRSQMNPHFIFNSLNSINNYIIKNDIHTASDYLTKFSRLIRLILDNSKNNEITLTKELETLRLYLLIEAARFNNKFNYYIELDDNLDAEHIMIPPTTIQPFVENAIWHGIMHLAKPGELIISIINHGEKKILITIDDNGVGRAKSAELDKKPDAHRSHGVNITKSRIMQLHPDNSIQIDDKYDKEGQPAGTKVSILLNFQNTKDEV, from the coding sequence TTGATTAATGCTGAAAAATATCGACATTATGTGCTTATTCTTAGCTTATTATGGTTTCACGGTTCAATACTTCTAGCTCAATCCCCTTCACTTCAGCACCTCCATTTCCGTAGATTAAGCACCAAAGATGGATTACAAAACAACATCAATAATGTTATTTATCAGGATTCTAAGGGATATATATGGATGGGTGGTTATGGGTTGCAGCGTTTTGATGGGTATAGATTTCAGGATTATCTGACTGCAGCGGACAATTGTGTGGTCACTCAAATAATAGACGATGAAGACAACAACCTTTATCTCGTAAATGAATATCATCAATTGCTGAAATATGACAACAAATCCGGTAAATTTGATTTATTTCAGGATAGTATATTGAGCGATGGTAAGAGATTACCTGTAGCCATTCAGCAAATGAAAAAAGATAAATACGGAAATATTTGGTTTTCACTTTATGGTGAACTGGCAATCCTTGAAAAAGGGAAAATTAAACTAAATATCATTTCTGACAAGTGGGGTTTGAAAGGCAAAAAACATAACGGGCATTTTTTTATAGATGGTAACGAAATCTGGATGATATCTAAAGAAAACGGAATACTTCGATACAACATTACCACTAAAGTTTTGACATCTAAAATCGATCAGACAAATGAAAATGACATTTTACAATATACCATAACAGATGAGTATTCTTTAACAAAAGATAAAAAAGGCAATTTCTGGTTCACAGATGCCAAAGTCAGACAATTAATAAAATTTGAACCAAACACTAAAAAGAAAAAATATTTTCAATTCCCATATCAGAATATCACCGATGGTAAAAAGAATACCTATATCAGTAGTCTATACTCTGCTGAAAACGGGGAGCTCTGGGTGGTCCTCGGCGAGCATGTCGGGTTGGCAAGATTCGATTTTACAAAAGATACATTTGACATTTTGTATAGCGATAAAAGCAAAGAGTATGGCTTATATGATGATATTGTGATAGGGTCAGTGGGAGGATTTTTGACTGGTGACCGGCAAGGTAATTTTTGGTTTACGGGAGATGGAATACTGATGTTCAATCCTTCTGCGCAAAAGTTTCGCACCATATTAACACAGGATGTTGTTAAAAAAGTGTTCAAAAATCCGCAAATAAAACTTGCCAACGCACAGTCATCTCCAAATGATTTTATTGAAATGAACAATGGAAAAATTTATGTGGGATATTACGGTTTAGGTATAATTGAAATGGATAAAAATTTTGAAAATCCTAAAAATATTGACCTCCCACCAGGAATCAGCGAACTTATCTGGAAGTTGTTTACCGCTGATGGAGATATTTTATATTTTGGTGACCAAAAAAAACAATTGTGTAGCTACAATACAATAAACCGGCAATTCAAAATATTCAATCAAAAAGAATTTGACCTTGCTTATCTCAGTGCTTCGTACACAGAAAATAGCCAATCCGTTTGGCTGGGATTTTTTAATGATGAAGGACTGAGAAACTTCAATCCGGATTCAAAATTATTTACCGGCTACAAAAATATATTTTCTCCTGAGGCAGATTTTAAAACCCACATTTATGATATAGAACCCAAGGATGAAGGTCAATTTTGGCTGGCGACCAATCAAAGGGGTTTGTTGCTTTTTGATAAAAAGAGTGGCAAGATCATTAAAACTTTTCACCCTTTAGGTACATCAGAATTAACCCATTTGAATACCGTTTTTTCTATCGAAAGGTACAATCAGGATACATTACTTCTTAGTACATCTTCCGGTCTCATTATTTTTGATACAAAAAGAGATACGAAGACCACTATTTCGATTAAAAACGGGATGCCTGAAAATCAATGTATGAGTAGCATTACAGAATTAAACAAAAGGTATGTTTGGATCAATACAGCCACAAGAGGTATTTGCAGATTGGATATTAAAAATCTGACTGTATCCCAAATCGGATCAGATCAGGGAAATATTCTTGTTTTGGGGAGCAATTCCAACTTTAAATCAAAGCAGGGAGATATAGTTTTTGGGCATAGTAAAGGATTTACTATTATTCTTCCGGTTAAGGAGGATGCTTTTGTCAGAGACTCGGTGCATATCAGTGACATAACAGTAAATAACGTATCAGTAAATCCGGATTCTACTTTGCGGTTATTAAAGGAAATGACTGTGGATTATAAAAGTAACCATTTAAAAATAGGCTTCAGTACACTCAATTACTGGACTTGTACTGCTACCGAATATTATATATTTATATCAGGAATACACACTGAATGGGAATCGTTAGGCAACAAATCCGATTTAGAGCTGAGAGGACTGGCACCCGGCAAATATGAACTAATGGTAAAAGCCATAGATAAAAACAATTTACACGAATCAGGTATTACAAAATTTGCAATACAGATTGAGCCACCTTTTTACAGGACCTGGTGGTTTTTTATATTAATGATTTTATTTTTTACCGGCATCCTGTACCGAATCTTAAAATGGAGACAACAAGAATTATTAAAAGTAGAACAACTAAAAACGGCACACTACAAAAAGGAACTGGAAGTAGAACAACAAAAAAGGGAAGTTGAAAAAATCAGGCAGGAAATGACGGAAGTTCAGCTATCTGCATTAAGAAGTCAGATGAATCCTCATTTTATATTCAATAGTTTGAATTCTATCAACAACTATATCATCAAAAACGACATCCATACTGCGAGCGACTATCTCACCAAATTTTCAAGACTGATAAGATTGATTCTTGACAATTCCAAAAACAATGAAATCACCCTCACCAAAGAGCTGGAAACACTGAGATTGTATCTTCTTATAGAGGCGGCACGATTTAACAATAAATTCAATTATTACATCGAACTCGATGATAATTTGGATGCAGAACATATTATGATCCCGCCTACCACCATACAGCCATTTGTAGAAAATGCTATCTGGCATGGCATTATGCATCTCGCAAAACCAGGTGAACTGATCATAAGTATAATTAATCATGGAGAAAAAAAGATATTAATCACGATTGACGACAACGGAGTGGGAAGGGCAAAATCAGCTGAACTGGATAAAAAACCGGACGCACACAGAAGCCACGGTGTAAATATCACAAAGTCCCGAATAATGCAACTGCATCCGGACAATAGCATACAAATTGATGATAAATATGATAAAGAGGGACAACCGGCAGGGACTAAGGTCAGTATATTATTGAATTTCCAAAACACAAAAGATGAAGTATAA
- a CDS encoding response regulator transcription factor, whose amino-acid sequence MKYKAIIVDDEEHCIDTLLWQLEQYCSNDVEVIGTYSKPDEALVHIISLKPDIVFTDIQMPGLSGLELAEQIENNVKHIIFTTAYDQYAIKAIKLNALDYLMKPVDRDELKAVIEKIKILHTKKELVQNNSPQELRKSKFVNKIALRNSDGMIFISLHDIIFVEADSAYSIFHMANQKKIVISKTLSYVEELLDDPGFFRVHKSFIINLNYVENYIRGDGGEIVMSNGVNIALSRSKKDEFLNIFGQW is encoded by the coding sequence ATGAAGTATAAAGCAATTATAGTGGATGATGAAGAACATTGTATCGATACACTTCTGTGGCAATTGGAGCAATATTGCAGCAATGATGTCGAGGTGATCGGGACGTATTCAAAGCCAGATGAAGCACTCGTTCACATTATCTCTCTTAAGCCGGATATTGTATTTACAGATATTCAAATGCCTGGATTGAGCGGTCTTGAGTTGGCAGAACAGATTGAAAATAATGTAAAGCACATCATATTTACAACGGCTTATGATCAGTATGCCATTAAAGCAATCAAACTCAATGCATTGGATTATCTGATGAAACCCGTGGACCGCGATGAGTTAAAGGCAGTCATTGAAAAAATAAAAATTCTTCATACAAAAAAAGAGCTGGTTCAAAACAACTCTCCACAGGAATTGCGAAAATCCAAATTTGTAAACAAAATAGCATTGAGGAACAGTGATGGTATGATTTTTATCTCACTGCATGATATTATATTTGTGGAAGCTGATAGCGCTTACAGCATTTTTCATATGGCTAATCAAAAGAAAATTGTCATTAGTAAAACTTTAAGTTATGTGGAAGAATTGCTGGATGATCCCGGTTTTTTCAGAGTTCATAAAAGTTTCATCATCAATCTCAATTATGTTGAAAATTACATCAGAGGAGATGGCGGCGAAATAGTCATGAGCAATGGCGTAAATATCGCACTCAGCAGAAGCAAAAAGGACGAATTTTTAAATATTTTCGGTCAGTGGTAA
- a CDS encoding T9SS type A sorting domain-containing protein — MKNIFILLFLAFSTLSTAQIVNIPDANFKNRLLSCAICAVHADGTNGADKNNDGEIQQSEAESIVKLFLPNSNIISLAGIEAFKNLKDLNCQSNKIVSINLTANSQIKTLNVVSNSLTSIDISNQIQLDSFLCDFNKITDLDISLNPVLRYLRCSNSDLTSIRFNTFLKSLTCNNSKVADLTDMPSTIQYLNLLGNKLTKLDLKNFADLTNLNAEKNLITNFVQPELSKLKTIYLRDNRLDSLIITDMSFLTDLRMDENNPNLKKLVVKRNPLLKVLSLGNSSSPTYIDVSQNDLTTLNLSNMYQISHLDYSHNKISGFYTGNNAGILKYLDASNNAITSIVQFLDDIYSSLTYFDISNNVPTQISLAKLPNIDLNIPTFGDLAYMEIGGAKSFKISPQPKLATLKTLGDVGQQIILDGHPNLKEIQISKNCKSVRILNSVTTGLNLSIFNTEIDSLVIYNLTDITSFTIQSNKVKQLKLEKLSNLQSLTISLPAISLTMNSLPILKQLTLQGNQSNSKINLDLTGQDLPLLEYINLGGYSVNEIQLRDLTSLKNVDQLWADKPSFSNLPALQNLRIYNAKLINNSVEKLILNNFKSLEKIQLEWNTNENSGLKEVVFLNVPKLSDINLNFKNIPEINNIDLSACKQLNKLYITTTGLIQHLNLKNNNSEWSSFWVPSGSLKSICVDDEYETQKIKALVPQFTWPQNNTVFNSSCSFTSGYQYNLLTGKIKLGLASDTCRNSTGVATLIPLTLSEDNNKYHTFSDIKGEYHIYPESLNKLYRLTTVGELNHYTLFDSPAEISFDKFYDTKTLDLCLIPNGIHHDLEVTIIPVDRARPGFDSKYKLVYKNKGNTILSGEMSFSFDDDYADFVSSVPAADLQTDDKLAYTFTDIKPFESGEVLITLHLNAPTDTPPLNDNETLIFTSTISSDKSESTPSDNAFKLIQTVVNSYDPNDKTCLQGQKITPEVVGKYVDYIIRFENLGTAEAVNVAIRDVIDLTTFDINSLKPTDASHPFETRILDGNVVEFIFENIQLPFDDENNDGYIAFKIKTLPTLVLGDSLKNLADIYFDYNFPIRTNEAQTTVALPVSTTDWTTDVKIYPNPVSDILHIYTEEIWTKAEIYDISGRIVRSATLDGSSVDVSGLEPGTYFVKLRNINKAGSVKIIKI; from the coding sequence ATGAAAAACATATTTATTCTTTTATTCCTGGCATTCAGCACATTATCCACTGCCCAGATTGTCAATATTCCGGATGCAAATTTTAAAAACAGATTGCTTTCTTGTGCGATTTGTGCGGTACATGCGGATGGGACTAACGGGGCTGATAAAAACAACGATGGGGAAATACAGCAAAGCGAAGCAGAAAGCATAGTTAAACTTTTTCTTCCAAATTCAAATATAATTAGTCTGGCGGGAATTGAAGCTTTCAAAAATTTGAAAGATTTGAATTGCCAATCCAATAAAATAGTATCCATAAATCTAACGGCTAATTCACAAATAAAAACATTAAATGTTGTCAGCAATAGCCTTACTTCAATTGACATTTCCAATCAAATACAATTGGATAGTTTTTTGTGTGATTTTAATAAGATAACTGATCTGGATATATCTCTAAATCCGGTATTAAGATATCTGAGATGTTCTAATTCAGACCTTACATCTATCAGGTTTAATACATTTTTAAAATCTTTGACATGCAATAATTCTAAAGTGGCGGATCTGACTGATATGCCTTCTACTATTCAGTACTTAAATCTCTTAGGAAATAAACTGACAAAACTGGACCTGAAAAATTTCGCAGATCTGACTAACCTGAATGCTGAAAAAAATCTCATTACAAATTTTGTACAACCTGAATTGTCAAAGCTCAAAACGATATATCTCAGAGACAACCGTTTGGACAGTCTAATAATTACAGATATGTCCTTTCTGACTGATCTGAGAATGGATGAAAATAATCCAAATCTCAAAAAGCTGGTCGTCAAAAGAAACCCATTGCTAAAAGTATTGTCTTTAGGAAACTCTTCTTCACCAACTTATATTGATGTTTCTCAAAATGATCTGACGACATTGAATTTATCAAATATGTACCAAATATCCCATTTGGACTATTCGCACAATAAAATATCCGGTTTTTATACAGGAAATAATGCGGGTATCTTAAAATATCTGGATGCCAGTAATAATGCCATAACCAGCATAGTCCAATTTTTGGATGATATTTATAGTTCACTTACTTATTTTGACATCAGCAATAATGTGCCCACTCAGATTAGTTTGGCAAAACTGCCAAATATAGATTTAAACATACCCACTTTTGGAGATTTGGCATATATGGAAATCGGGGGGGCAAAATCTTTTAAAATAAGTCCACAACCAAAACTTGCCACACTTAAAACCCTGGGCGATGTCGGTCAGCAAATTATCCTCGATGGTCATCCAAATCTGAAAGAAATTCAAATAAGTAAAAATTGCAAAAGTGTCAGAATATTAAATTCAGTTACTACCGGCTTAAATTTGTCCATTTTTAATACGGAGATAGATTCACTGGTAATATATAACTTAACTGACATAACCAGTTTTACTATACAATCTAATAAAGTCAAACAGTTAAAACTAGAAAAGTTAAGCAACTTACAAAGCCTAACCATAAGTCTGCCAGCTATATCATTGACAATGAATAGTTTACCAATTCTTAAACAATTGACTTTACAAGGTAATCAATCTAATAGTAAAATCAATCTTGACCTTACAGGCCAGGATTTACCATTATTAGAATACATTAATTTAGGCGGTTACAGTGTCAATGAAATTCAATTGAGGGATTTGACCAGTCTTAAGAATGTTGACCAACTTTGGGCAGACAAACCTTCATTTTCCAACTTACCTGCCCTGCAAAATTTAAGAATTTATAATGCCAAATTGATTAATAATTCTGTTGAAAAATTAATTCTGAATAACTTCAAAAGCCTGGAAAAAATACAGCTGGAATGGAATACTAACGAAAATTCAGGATTAAAAGAAGTAGTTTTTCTGAACGTTCCTAAACTGAGCGATATTAATCTCAATTTTAAAAATATACCTGAAATAAACAACATTGACCTATCAGCTTGTAAACAATTAAACAAATTATATATTACAACTACAGGCTTAATACAACATCTAAACTTAAAAAATAATAATAGTGAATGGTCATCTTTTTGGGTTCCATCCGGCAGTCTAAAATCAATTTGTGTTGACGATGAATATGAAACTCAAAAGATAAAAGCTCTGGTACCTCAGTTTACCTGGCCGCAAAATAATACGGTTTTCAATAGTTCCTGTAGCTTTACTTCGGGATATCAATATAACCTTCTGACCGGAAAAATAAAACTCGGGCTTGCATCGGATACTTGCAGGAATTCGACAGGAGTGGCTACTTTAATCCCACTTACATTGTCTGAGGATAATAATAAATATCATACTTTTTCTGACATCAAAGGTGAATATCACATTTATCCTGAAAGCCTGAATAAGCTTTATCGGCTGACGACAGTAGGGGAACTAAACCATTATACCCTTTTTGATTCGCCGGCTGAGATATCTTTTGACAAATTTTATGATACTAAGACACTGGATTTGTGCCTCATACCTAATGGAATCCATCATGATCTTGAAGTAACCATCATTCCGGTGGATCGGGCAAGACCGGGATTTGATTCAAAATATAAATTAGTGTATAAAAACAAGGGGAATACCATCCTTAGTGGTGAAATGTCATTTAGTTTTGATGATGATTATGCAGATTTTGTTTCATCCGTTCCGGCTGCTGATTTGCAAACTGATGATAAACTTGCTTATACGTTTACAGATATAAAACCTTTTGAATCAGGTGAAGTCCTCATTACATTACATCTGAACGCGCCGACCGACACACCACCCCTTAATGATAATGAAACCCTGATCTTTACCTCTACCATTTCATCGGATAAATCAGAAAGTACACCCTCCGATAATGCGTTTAAACTCATTCAAACTGTAGTAAACTCTTATGATCCAAATGATAAAACATGCCTGCAGGGGCAAAAAATAACTCCGGAAGTCGTAGGCAAATATGTGGATTATATCATTAGATTTGAAAATCTGGGTACAGCTGAAGCGGTAAATGTTGCCATCAGGGATGTCATAGATCTCACGACGTTTGATATCAATTCATTGAAGCCCACAGATGCCAGCCATCCTTTTGAAACCAGAATTTTGGATGGAAATGTGGTAGAGTTCATCTTTGAAAATATTCAACTACCTTTCGATGATGAAAATAACGATGGATACATCGCCTTTAAGATCAAGACATTACCCACTTTAGTACTTGGAGACTCACTCAAAAACCTTGCAGATATCTATTTTGATTATAACTTCCCGATACGTACCAATGAAGCGCAAACCACCGTCGCACTTCCGGTCTCGACCACCGACTGGACAACTGATGTAAAAATATATCCCAATCCTGTCAGCGATATCCTCCACATATATACTGAAGAAATCTGGACGAAAGCGGAGATCTATGATATTTCCGGGAGAATTGTGCGGTCAGCGACTTTAGATGGATCATCGGTTGACGTGAGTGGATTGGAACCGGGAACCTACTTCGTTAAACTTAGAAACATCAATAAAGCAGGCAGTGTAAAGATTATAAAGATTTAA
- a CDS encoding alpha/beta hydrolase: MLIKFLKYTGITLLVLIVGICFFYWENDIPLETLKTRYASKSSAFVDVMQMKVHYRDEGFKNDSVPLVLIHGTGASLHTWEESVNLLKDSFRIITMDLPAYGLTGPNPERVYSQEFYVQFIHEFLTSIHVDKCIIGGNSLGGAIAWNYAYQYPEKVKKLILIDAAGYPMVSESKPIAFTLAQIPILKHLLNYVTPRFLAEKSVINVYEDPSKVTDKLVDRYYELFLREGNRQAFVDRMNFSEYPGYLEKIRGIQIPALILWGANDKLIPVENALKFQNDLLYNSLVILEKTGHVPMEEAPERTVAEIRSFLK; this comes from the coding sequence ATTTTGATAAAATTTCTAAAATACACAGGGATCACTTTATTAGTTTTGATAGTTGGAATTTGTTTTTTTTATTGGGAAAATGATATTCCTTTAGAAACGCTCAAAACCAGATACGCATCCAAATCCTCAGCTTTTGTTGATGTGATGCAAATGAAAGTGCACTACCGAGATGAAGGCTTCAAAAATGATTCTGTTCCTTTGGTGCTTATCCACGGTACAGGGGCAAGCCTGCATACGTGGGAAGAAAGTGTCAACTTGTTGAAAGACAGTTTTCGCATTATTACGATGGATCTACCTGCTTATGGCTTGACAGGACCCAATCCGGAAAGGGTTTATTCTCAGGAATTTTATGTGCAATTTATACATGAATTTCTGACATCCATCCACGTGGATAAATGTATCATAGGCGGCAATTCTCTTGGTGGCGCCATAGCCTGGAATTATGCATATCAATATCCTGAGAAAGTAAAAAAGCTAATCCTTATCGATGCTGCCGGATACCCTATGGTTTCTGAAAGCAAGCCTATTGCCTTTACATTGGCCCAAATTCCGATACTTAAACATTTGCTCAACTATGTCACACCAAGATTTCTGGCAGAAAAGAGTGTGATCAATGTGTATGAAGACCCATCTAAAGTGACAGATAAATTGGTAGACCGGTATTACGAGTTATTTTTAAGGGAAGGAAACCGTCAGGCCTTTGTGGACAGAATGAATTTTTCTGAATATCCGGGCTATTTGGAAAAAATACGAGGTATACAAATACCTGCATTGATCCTTTGGGGAGCAAATGATAAGCTGATACCTGTAGAAAACGCATTGAAATTCCAAAACGATCTACTTTATAACTCCTTGGTCATCCTTGAAAAAACGGGTCATGTTCCTATGGAAGAAGCACCTGAGCGGACTGTGGCAGAGATAAGGTCGTTTTTGAAGTGA
- a CDS encoding T9SS type A sorting domain-containing protein, with amino-acid sequence MKNVFILSFLALSSFASAQIIHFPDAKFKNALVNTKCVDTDGDGVGDSDADLNNDGEIDQNESLYIINLFVESLNINSLKGIEHFTNLLTLNCQKNKIVEINISNLSNLKNLNCGFNEINKLSLSNNKALVNLHCGNNLIHELDLTGLDNLELLYCAFNLFTELNIIDLKELSELNCSNGKLEKLNLKNLPKLKNLTCNSNKLQSLILPYLPELTRIGCSYNSIESFQVDSIAKSGVIILCSFNKIKELDLTSLKFMWQLDCQNNNLTSLKLDGVRLFHLSCQNNLFTSLFLKQINNLSTINFSNNPNLRYICCNEKDVEKLVNQVLVNGMKNCEVNSYCSFTPGGEFYVLNGENKYDYNINGCDDQDFKLPNFKFNITNGNNSGTFISNSTGGYKIPLHQGTHTITPIIEYPNHFEVTPSSFSITFPSTADTITQNFCITPKGIFNKVNITVLPLSPPARPGFSASYKIVWENVGTQIENGSLNFTYDESLLDYISASQTADQIADGILKWNFTNLLPFEKREITVTLKVNRPTDTPAVNAGDKLYLTASILDNIFTLENTVVGPYDPNDKTCLQGDRVKPDMVGEFVDYLIRFENTGNYAAENVVVKDIIDTKTFDISTLKITDASHEVYTRIEGNKVEFIFENIQLPFDDANNDGYIAFKIKTLPTLVPGDSLKNLADIYFDYNFPIRTNEAQTTVALPVSTTDWTTDVKIYPNPVRDILHISTEEIWTKAEIYDISGRIVRSLTLDGTSVDVSGLESGTYFIRLKNGGKISRVKFVKL; translated from the coding sequence ATGAAAAATGTATTTATCCTTTCGTTTTTGGCATTGAGCAGCTTTGCTTCAGCACAGATTATTCATTTTCCGGATGCTAAATTTAAAAATGCATTGGTGAATACGAAGTGTGTGGACACGGATGGGGATGGTGTAGGAGATTCTGATGCGGATTTGAATAATGATGGGGAGATAGATCAAAACGAATCTTTATATATCATTAATTTATTTGTGGAAAGTTTAAATATTAATTCACTCAAAGGAATTGAACATTTCACCAATTTATTGACGCTGAATTGTCAAAAAAACAAAATTGTTGAAATTAATATTAGTAATTTGAGCAACTTAAAGAATTTAAATTGTGGATTTAATGAAATAAATAAATTATCTCTTTCGAACAACAAAGCACTTGTCAATCTGCATTGCGGCAATAATTTAATTCATGAATTAGATTTAACTGGTTTGGACAATTTGGAATTATTGTATTGTGCATTCAATTTATTCACTGAATTGAACATCATTGACTTAAAAGAATTAAGTGAATTAAATTGTTCAAATGGAAAACTTGAAAAATTAAATTTAAAGAACTTACCAAAGCTAAAAAATTTAACTTGTAATTCTAACAAATTGCAAAGTCTTATTCTTCCATATCTACCGGAACTTACTAGAATAGGATGCTCATATAATAGTATAGAATCATTCCAAGTTGATAGTATTGCAAAATCCGGAGTAATAATTTTATGCAGTTTTAATAAGATTAAAGAACTTGATTTAACTTCATTAAAATTTATGTGGCAACTAGATTGCCAAAACAATAACTTGACTTCACTAAAATTGGATGGAGTTAGATTATTTCATTTAAGTTGTCAAAATAATTTATTTACTTCATTATTCTTAAAACAAATAAATAATTTATCAACGATAAATTTTTCAAACAATCCGAATCTAAGATACATTTGCTGCAATGAAAAGGACGTAGAAAAATTAGTTAATCAGGTATTAGTTAATGGAATGAAAAACTGTGAAGTAAACTCCTACTGCTCCTTTACTCCTGGTGGAGAATTTTATGTTTTAAATGGGGAAAATAAGTACGATTACAATATTAATGGATGTGATGATCAGGATTTTAAACTGCCAAACTTCAAATTTAACATCACAAATGGTAATAATAGTGGTACATTCATTTCAAATTCAACTGGTGGTTACAAGATTCCATTGCATCAAGGTACTCACACCATTACGCCTATCATTGAATATCCTAACCATTTCGAAGTAACACCATCATCCTTCTCCATCACTTTTCCTTCTACGGCTGATACCATCACTCAAAATTTCTGTATCACACCAAAGGGAATCTTTAATAAGGTCAATATCACCGTCCTTCCTTTATCACCTCCCGCCAGACCGGGATTTAGTGCTTCGTACAAAATCGTATGGGAGAATGTTGGCACTCAGATAGAAAATGGTTCGCTCAATTTTACTTATGATGAATCATTATTGGATTATATCTCAGCTTCACAGACTGCGGACCAAATAGCAGATGGTATCCTAAAATGGAATTTTACCAATTTGCTTCCTTTCGAAAAAAGAGAAATCACCGTTACGCTCAAAGTCAATAGACCGACGGATACACCTGCTGTCAATGCAGGCGACAAACTCTATCTTACAGCATCTATCCTAGACAATATCTTCACACTCGAAAATACCGTTGTAGGTCCTTACGACCCTAATGACAAAACCTGTCTCCAGGGTGATCGGGTAAAACCGGACATGGTAGGTGAATTTGTGGACTACCTTATCCGCTTTGAGAATACCGGCAACTACGCCGCAGAAAATGTAGTCGTCAAAGACATCATAGACACCAAAACATTTGACATTTCCACCTTAAAAATCACCGACGCCAGCCACGAAGTTTATACCCGCATCGAAGGCAACAAGGTAGAGTTCATCTTTGAAAATATACAACTTCCCTTCGATGATGCCAATAACGATGGTTACATCGCTTTTAAAATCAAGACTTTACCGACACTAGTTCCGGGCGACTCACTCAAAAATCTGGCAGATATCTATTTTGATTATAACTTTCCGATTCGTACCAACGAAGCACAAACCACCGTCGCACTTCCGGTCTCGACCACCGACTGGACAACTGATGTAAAAATATATCCCAACCCTGTCAGAGATATCCTCCACATATCCACTGAAGAAATATGGACGAAAGCGGAGATTTATGATATTTCTGGACGGATTGTCCGGTCATTGACTTTGGATGGAACATCGGTTGACGTGAGTGGATTGGAGAGTGGAACGTATTTTATCAGATTGAAAAATGGAGGGAAAATAAGTCGGGTTAAGTTTGTGAAGTTATAA